One window of the Felis catus isolate Fca126 chromosome E3, F.catus_Fca126_mat1.0, whole genome shotgun sequence genome contains the following:
- the DECR2 gene encoding peroxisomal 2,4-dienoyl-CoA reductase [(3E)-enoyl-CoA-producing] isoform X6 codes for MAQPPPDVSEDECLPEYRHLFCPDLLRDKVAFITGGGSGIGFRIAEIFMRHGCHTIIASRSLPRVSMAARKLAAATGRRCLPLSLDVRAPPAITAAVDQALKEFGKIDILINCAAGNFLCPASTLSFNAFKTVMDIDTLGTFNTSRVLYEKFFREDRVWKEGCRTKPFTAASAFSEGAGPIGYIEVRLRGFVRGVAHATVEPQEVPRSLCTSWRPRKAGGMIQSESEGLRNRHSGGQG; via the exons ATGGCCCAGCCGCCGCCCGACGTCAGTGAGGACGAGTGTCTTCCCGAGTACCGCCATCTCTTCTGCCCGGACCTGCTACG GGATAAAGTGGCCTTCATCACAGGTGGTGGCTCTGGGATTGGGTTCCGAATTGCTGAGATTTTCATGCG GCATGGCTGCCACACTATCATTGCCAGCAGAAGCCTTCCAAGAGTGTCAATG GCTGCCAGAAAGCTGGCTGCTGCCACTGGCCGGCGATGCCTGCCTTTGTCTCTGGACGTTCGCGCTCCCCCGGCCATCACAGCTGCTGTGGACCAGGCACTGAAGGAGTTTGGGAAAATTGACATTCTCATTAACT GTGCGGCCGGAAACTTCCTGTGCCCTGCCAGCACATTGTCCTTCAACGCCTTCAAGACCGTGATGGACATTGACACCTTGGGCACCTTCAACACGTCTCGTGTGCTTTATGAGAAGTTCTTCCGG GAGGACAGAGTCTGGAAAGAAGGTTGCAGGACCAAGCCTTTTACTGCTGCGTCAGCGTTCTCCGAAGGAGCAGGACCAATAGGATATATAGAGGTACGCCTGAGGGGGTTTGTTAGAGGGGTGGCTCACGCCACTGTGGAGCCCCAAGAAGTCCCACGTTCTCTGTGTAcgagctggagacccaggaaagctggcgGTATGATTCAGTCCGAGTCCGAAGGCCTGAGAAACAGGCACTCTGGTGGCCAAGGGTAG
- the DECR2 gene encoding peroxisomal 2,4-dienoyl-CoA reductase [(3E)-enoyl-CoA-producing] isoform X1 produces the protein MAQPPPDVSEDECLPEYRHLFCPDLLRDKVAFITGGGSGIGFRIAEIFMRHGCHTIIASRSLPRVSMAARKLAAATGRRCLPLSLDVRAPPAITAAVDQALKEFGKIDILINCAAGNFLCPASTLSFNAFKTVMDIDTLGTFNTSRVLYEKFFRDHGGVIVNITATLGSRGQVLQVHAGSAKAAVDAMTRHLAVEWGPQNIRVNSLAPGLISGTEGFWRLGGQSLERRLQDQAFYCCVSVLRRSRTNRIYRAVHFRSWHKLTCAPVVHPSDLLEAFPHHRRHLSHSAVSLCEHEHQCCQTPLSCLLMGLCKLLPRGTGGESAESKGT, from the exons ATGGCCCAGCCGCCGCCCGACGTCAGTGAGGACGAGTGTCTTCCCGAGTACCGCCATCTCTTCTGCCCGGACCTGCTACG GGATAAAGTGGCCTTCATCACAGGTGGTGGCTCTGGGATTGGGTTCCGAATTGCTGAGATTTTCATGCG GCATGGCTGCCACACTATCATTGCCAGCAGAAGCCTTCCAAGAGTGTCAATG GCTGCCAGAAAGCTGGCTGCTGCCACTGGCCGGCGATGCCTGCCTTTGTCTCTGGACGTTCGCGCTCCCCCGGCCATCACAGCTGCTGTGGACCAGGCACTGAAGGAGTTTGGGAAAATTGACATTCTCATTAACT GTGCGGCCGGAAACTTCCTGTGCCCTGCCAGCACATTGTCCTTCAACGCCTTCAAGACCGTGATGGACATTGACACCTTGGGCACCTTCAACACGTCTCGTGTGCTTTATGAGAAGTTCTTCCGG GACCATGGAGGGGTGATCGTGAACATCACTGCGACCCTGGGCAGCCGGGGGCAGGTGCTTCAAGTGCACGCAGGCTCTGCCAAGGCGGCTGTGG ATGCAATGACACGGCACTTGGCTGTGGAATGGGGTCCCCAGAACATCCGTGTCAACAGCCTCGCCCCTGGCCTCATCAGCGGCACAGAGGGGTTCTGGCGGCTGG GAGGACAGAGTCTGGAAAGAAGGTTGCAGGACCAAGCCTTTTACTGCTGCGTCAGCGTTCTCCGAAGGAGCAGGACCAATAGGATATATAGAG CAGTGCATTTCAGAAGTTGGCACAAGCTGACGTGTGCACCTGTGGTTCATCCATCAGACCTGCTAGAAGCATTCCCTCACCATCGACGACACCTCAGCCATTCAGCAGTCTCTTTGTGCGAGCATGAACACCAGTGCTGTCAAACacccctttcctgcctcctcaTGGGCTTGTGCAAACTTCTCCCCAGAGGTACTGGAGGTGAAAGTGCGGAATCGAAGGGTACATAG
- the DECR2 gene encoding peroxisomal 2,4-dienoyl-CoA reductase [(3E)-enoyl-CoA-producing] isoform X3 encodes MAQPPPDVSEDECLPEYRHLFCPDLLRDKVAFITGGGSGIGFRIAEIFMRHGCHTIIASRSLPRVSMAARKLAAATGRRCLPLSLDVRAPPAITAAVDQALKEFGKIDILINCAAGNFLCPASTLSFNAFKTVMDIDTLGTFNTSRVLYEKFFRDHGGVIVNITATLGSRGQVLQVHAGSAKAAVDAMTRHLAVEWGPQNIRVNSLAPGLISGTEGFWRLDRCLRQRRPSEGNLVHNPSWDASCGALSRTCLPPTESIKLDSAAASESETGLSPGSHAVSTFPPPGPISRAWAGVTRL; translated from the exons ATGGCCCAGCCGCCGCCCGACGTCAGTGAGGACGAGTGTCTTCCCGAGTACCGCCATCTCTTCTGCCCGGACCTGCTACG GGATAAAGTGGCCTTCATCACAGGTGGTGGCTCTGGGATTGGGTTCCGAATTGCTGAGATTTTCATGCG GCATGGCTGCCACACTATCATTGCCAGCAGAAGCCTTCCAAGAGTGTCAATG GCTGCCAGAAAGCTGGCTGCTGCCACTGGCCGGCGATGCCTGCCTTTGTCTCTGGACGTTCGCGCTCCCCCGGCCATCACAGCTGCTGTGGACCAGGCACTGAAGGAGTTTGGGAAAATTGACATTCTCATTAACT GTGCGGCCGGAAACTTCCTGTGCCCTGCCAGCACATTGTCCTTCAACGCCTTCAAGACCGTGATGGACATTGACACCTTGGGCACCTTCAACACGTCTCGTGTGCTTTATGAGAAGTTCTTCCGG GACCATGGAGGGGTGATCGTGAACATCACTGCGACCCTGGGCAGCCGGGGGCAGGTGCTTCAAGTGCACGCAGGCTCTGCCAAGGCGGCTGTGG ATGCAATGACACGGCACTTGGCTGTGGAATGGGGTCCCCAGAACATCCGTGTCAACAGCCTCGCCCCTGGCCTCATCAGCGGCACAGAGGGGTTCTGGCGGCTGG ACAGGTGTCTGAGGCAAAGGAGGCCTTCTGAAGGGAATCTTGTCCACAACCCCTCTTGGGACGCCTCCTGCGGTGCTCTTTCCAGGACCTGCCTCCCACCCACAGAGAGCATCAAACTGGACAGTGCAGCGGCGTCTGAATCCGAGACTGGCCTCTCCCCCGGGAGCCATGCTGTGTCCACCTTCCCTCCCCCCGGTCCCATCTCCCGTGCTTGGGCAGGAGTGACCAGGCTATGA
- the DECR2 gene encoding peroxisomal 2,4-dienoyl-CoA reductase [(3E)-enoyl-CoA-producing] isoform X2, producing MAQPPPDVSEDECLPEYRHLFCPDLLRDKVAFITGGGSGIGFRIAEIFMRHGCHTIIASRSLPRVSMAARKLAAATGRRCLPLSLDVRAPPAITAAVDQALKEFGKIDILINCAAGNFLCPASTLSFNAFKTVMDIDTLGTFNTSRVLYEKFFRDHGGVIVNITATLGSRGQVLQVHAGSAKAAVDAMTRHLAVEWGPQNIRVNSLAPGLISGTEGFWRLGGQSLERRLQDQAFYCCVSVLRRSRTNRIYRVHFRSWHKLTCAPVVHPSDLLEAFPHHRRHLSHSAVSLCEHEHQCCQTPLSCLLMGLCKLLPRGTGGESAESKGT from the exons ATGGCCCAGCCGCCGCCCGACGTCAGTGAGGACGAGTGTCTTCCCGAGTACCGCCATCTCTTCTGCCCGGACCTGCTACG GGATAAAGTGGCCTTCATCACAGGTGGTGGCTCTGGGATTGGGTTCCGAATTGCTGAGATTTTCATGCG GCATGGCTGCCACACTATCATTGCCAGCAGAAGCCTTCCAAGAGTGTCAATG GCTGCCAGAAAGCTGGCTGCTGCCACTGGCCGGCGATGCCTGCCTTTGTCTCTGGACGTTCGCGCTCCCCCGGCCATCACAGCTGCTGTGGACCAGGCACTGAAGGAGTTTGGGAAAATTGACATTCTCATTAACT GTGCGGCCGGAAACTTCCTGTGCCCTGCCAGCACATTGTCCTTCAACGCCTTCAAGACCGTGATGGACATTGACACCTTGGGCACCTTCAACACGTCTCGTGTGCTTTATGAGAAGTTCTTCCGG GACCATGGAGGGGTGATCGTGAACATCACTGCGACCCTGGGCAGCCGGGGGCAGGTGCTTCAAGTGCACGCAGGCTCTGCCAAGGCGGCTGTGG ATGCAATGACACGGCACTTGGCTGTGGAATGGGGTCCCCAGAACATCCGTGTCAACAGCCTCGCCCCTGGCCTCATCAGCGGCACAGAGGGGTTCTGGCGGCTGG GAGGACAGAGTCTGGAAAGAAGGTTGCAGGACCAAGCCTTTTACTGCTGCGTCAGCGTTCTCCGAAGGAGCAGGACCAATAGGATATATAGAG TGCATTTCAGAAGTTGGCACAAGCTGACGTGTGCACCTGTGGTTCATCCATCAGACCTGCTAGAAGCATTCCCTCACCATCGACGACACCTCAGCCATTCAGCAGTCTCTTTGTGCGAGCATGAACACCAGTGCTGTCAAACacccctttcctgcctcctcaTGGGCTTGTGCAAACTTCTCCCCAGAGGTACTGGAGGTGAAAGTGCGGAATCGAAGGGTACATAG
- the DECR2 gene encoding peroxisomal 2,4-dienoyl-CoA reductase [(3E)-enoyl-CoA-producing] isoform X4, whose protein sequence is MAQPPPDVSEDECLPEYRHLFCPDLLRDKVAFITGGGSGIGFRIAEIFMRHGCHTIIASRSLPRVSMAARKLAAATGRRCLPLSLDVRAPPAITAAVDQALKEFGKIDILINCAAGNFLCPASTLSFNAFKTVMDIDTLGTFNTSRVLYEKFFRDHGGVIVNITATLGSRGQVLQVHAGSAKAAVDAMTRHLAVEWGPQNIRVNSLAPGLISGTEGFWRLGGPQASVSTKVLAIPLQRLGNKTDVAHSALFLASPLASHVTGAVLVVDGGAWLTLPNDLKLLADFESFSAKL, encoded by the exons ATGGCCCAGCCGCCGCCCGACGTCAGTGAGGACGAGTGTCTTCCCGAGTACCGCCATCTCTTCTGCCCGGACCTGCTACG GGATAAAGTGGCCTTCATCACAGGTGGTGGCTCTGGGATTGGGTTCCGAATTGCTGAGATTTTCATGCG GCATGGCTGCCACACTATCATTGCCAGCAGAAGCCTTCCAAGAGTGTCAATG GCTGCCAGAAAGCTGGCTGCTGCCACTGGCCGGCGATGCCTGCCTTTGTCTCTGGACGTTCGCGCTCCCCCGGCCATCACAGCTGCTGTGGACCAGGCACTGAAGGAGTTTGGGAAAATTGACATTCTCATTAACT GTGCGGCCGGAAACTTCCTGTGCCCTGCCAGCACATTGTCCTTCAACGCCTTCAAGACCGTGATGGACATTGACACCTTGGGCACCTTCAACACGTCTCGTGTGCTTTATGAGAAGTTCTTCCGG GACCATGGAGGGGTGATCGTGAACATCACTGCGACCCTGGGCAGCCGGGGGCAGGTGCTTCAAGTGCACGCAGGCTCTGCCAAGGCGGCTGTGG ATGCAATGACACGGCACTTGGCTGTGGAATGGGGTCCCCAGAACATCCGTGTCAACAGCCTCGCCCCTGGCCTCATCAGCGGCACAGAGGGGTTCTGGCGGCTGG GTGGCCCCCAAGCCAGTGTCAGCACGAAGGTTCTGGCCATCCCCCTGCAGAGGCTGGGCAATAAGACAGACGTTGCCCACAGCGCGCTGTTCCTGGCCAGCCCTTTGGCATCCCACGTGACCGGCGCTGTGCTGGTGGTGGACGGCGGGGCGTGGCTGACACTCCCTAACGACCTCAAGTTACTGGCAGATTTTGAATCCTTCTCTGCTAAGCTCTAG
- the DECR2 gene encoding peroxisomal 2,4-dienoyl-CoA reductase [(3E)-enoyl-CoA-producing] isoform X5, giving the protein MAQPPPDVSEDECLPEYRHLFCPDLLRDKVAFITGGGSGIGFRIAEIFMRHGCHTIIASRSLPRVSMAARKLAAATGRRCLPLSLDVRAPPAITAAVDQALKEFGKIDILINCAAGNFLCPASTLSFNAFKTVMDIDTLGTFNTSRVLYEKFFRDHGGVIVNITATLGSRGQVLQVHAGSAKAAVDAMTRHLAVEWGPQNIRVNSLAPGLISGTEGFWRLGGQSLERRLQDQAFYCCVSVLRRSRTNRIYRAISRFPQEVSGSLKGRVIPCT; this is encoded by the exons ATGGCCCAGCCGCCGCCCGACGTCAGTGAGGACGAGTGTCTTCCCGAGTACCGCCATCTCTTCTGCCCGGACCTGCTACG GGATAAAGTGGCCTTCATCACAGGTGGTGGCTCTGGGATTGGGTTCCGAATTGCTGAGATTTTCATGCG GCATGGCTGCCACACTATCATTGCCAGCAGAAGCCTTCCAAGAGTGTCAATG GCTGCCAGAAAGCTGGCTGCTGCCACTGGCCGGCGATGCCTGCCTTTGTCTCTGGACGTTCGCGCTCCCCCGGCCATCACAGCTGCTGTGGACCAGGCACTGAAGGAGTTTGGGAAAATTGACATTCTCATTAACT GTGCGGCCGGAAACTTCCTGTGCCCTGCCAGCACATTGTCCTTCAACGCCTTCAAGACCGTGATGGACATTGACACCTTGGGCACCTTCAACACGTCTCGTGTGCTTTATGAGAAGTTCTTCCGG GACCATGGAGGGGTGATCGTGAACATCACTGCGACCCTGGGCAGCCGGGGGCAGGTGCTTCAAGTGCACGCAGGCTCTGCCAAGGCGGCTGTGG ATGCAATGACACGGCACTTGGCTGTGGAATGGGGTCCCCAGAACATCCGTGTCAACAGCCTCGCCCCTGGCCTCATCAGCGGCACAGAGGGGTTCTGGCGGCTGG GAGGACAGAGTCTGGAAAGAAGGTTGCAGGACCAAGCCTTTTACTGCTGCGTCAGCGTTCTCCGAAGGAGCAGGACCAATAGGATATATAGAG CCATCTCTAGATTCCCCCAGGAAGTGTCAGGTTCTCTGAAAGGACGGGTAATTCCGTGCACGTGA